Below is a genomic region from Actinomyces weissii.
GGCCGACTACGCCGTCTACGGCTCCCCCGAGCTGGCCGCCAACGTGGCCAAGGCCCTGGAGGGGCGCACGGCCGCCCTGATGAGCAACCACGGCTCGGTGGTGGCCGGCCCTGACCTGCGCGCCACCTACACCCTGGCCCTGGAGCTGGAGTGGGTCTGCGAGCTCTACCTGCGCACCCTGGCCGCGGGCACGCCCCGGATCCTCACCGACGAGCAGGTGGAGGAGGTGGCCCGCAAGATCCGGGACACCGGCTACGGCCAGTCCGCCCCGAAGGAGGGCTGAGCCCGCCGTCCCGGAACAGGGATGACCCCACCGTCTCGCAGGAGGACTGAGCCCGCCGTTCCGCAGGAAGGCTGAGACCGCAGCCTCACAGGAGGGCTGAGCCCGCCGTTCCGCAGGAAGGCTGAGACCGCAGCCTCACAGGAGGGCTGGCCTCCACCACCCAGGAGAAGGACGGCCCAGCCGTCCCCGGACGCTGCTTGCGCTCGGCCGGGAGCTCCCCCTAGCATCAGCCCATGCGCAAGACGACCTGCACCTGGTGGCCCGCCTGATAGGCGAGCCCACATGCAGGTAGTCCACGCAACCGGCTCGCACCTCACCCCCCGAGGCAGCGGGCCGGTCGCTTTTGCGGCAGCCTGGCTGCGCAGGGGGCCCCACAGAAAGGCCCATGAACATGAACAGCCCTAGCACCCCCGCACCGGAGATCCGTCTGCGTGACACGCTCCTGAACGCCTACTTCGGCGAGTACGGGGGCCAGTACGTGCCCGACCAGCTGCTGCCGGTGCTCGACGAGCTGGAGCGGGCCTACGTGGAGGCCCTGGCCGACCCGGGCTTCCTGGCCGAGCTCGACCGCCTGCAGCGCGAGTACCTGGGCCGCCCCACCGCCGTCACCGAGTGCGCGAACCTGCCCCTGCCCGGGCACGGCCGCGGCAAGGCCCGGATCTTCCTGAAGCGGGAGGACCTGGTGCACGGCGGTGCCCACAAGGGCAACCAGGTACTGGCGCAGGCCCTGATCGCCAGGCGCATGGGCAAGACCCGCCTGGTGGCGGAGACCGGCGCGGGCCAGCACGGCACCGCCACCGCCATGGTCGCGGCCCTGATGGGCATGGACTGCACCATCTACATGGGGGCCACCGACGTCGCCCGCCAGCAGCCCAACGTGCGCCGCATGCGTCTGATGGGGGCCACCGTGGTGCCGGTGACCAATGAGGACGGCGGCTCCATGTCCAACGCGATCGACGTGGCCCTGGGCGACTGGGTGGAGAACCTGGCCACCACCCACTACCTGCTGGGCTCGGCCTGCGGCCCCCACCCCTTCCCCACCCTGGTGCGGGAGTTCCAGTCCGTGATCTCGCGGGAGTCGCGCGCCCAGATGCTGGAGCGCACGGGGCGGCTGCCGGACTACGTGGTGGCGGCCGTGGGCGGGGGCTCCAACGCTATCGGCGCCTTTGCCGAGTACTTGAAGGACGAGCCGGGCAACGAGCAGGTGCGCCTGGTGGGGGTGGAGCCTGCCGGTGAGGGGCTGGAGACCTCCCGCCACGGGGCGCCGCTGAACCGGGGCGTGGTGGGGGTGCTGCACGGCTCGCGCTCCTACGTGCTGCGCTCCTCCGACGGCGACCTGGGCGAGTCCTTCTCAGTGTCCGCGGGCCTGGACTACCCGGGGGTGGGGCCGGAGCACGCCCACCTGATGGACACGGGCCGGGCCACCTACGTGGGGGCGGACGACAACGAGGCCCTGCAGGCCTTCCGGCTGCTGAGCCGCTACGAGGGCATCATCCCGGCCCTGGAGTCCTCCCACGCCCTGGCCCACGCCCTGCGGATCGCCCAGGAGCTGGAGGGGCAGGAGGTCGCCGAGCCGGTGAGCATCCTGGTGAACCTCTCGGGCCGGGGGGACAAGGACATGGAGTACGTGCAGAACGTGCTGGGCGAGCTGATGTTCGCCGACCCCGCCCAGGTGCCCACCAAGGGGCTGCGCATCTCGGAGATCCTGCGGATGATGACGGCGGAGTCCAACGCCCGCGAGGCGGGGCGCTCCGTGGCGCACCAGGGCTGAGGCCAGGCGGTGCCGAGCGGGGCGGGGCTGAGGCCGGACGCTCCGTGGCGCACCAGGGCTGAGGCCAGGCGGTGCCGCGCGGGGCGGGGTGCTCCCAAGAGGCGCTCTGCCCCGCGCCCGCGCCGTCGTCTTTGTCCTGCTATCGGCCGGGTTCCAGGGTGTGCGGCGGCTGCCGTAGGCTCTGCGCATGACCAGGATCGTGGCGGGTAGTGCGGGTGGACGGCGTATCGAGGTGCCTCGTTCCGGCACCCGCCCCACCTCGGACCGGGTGCGGGAGGCGCTGTTTGGCCGCCTGGAGCACTACGGGGTGGTTGCTGGGGCCCGGGTACTGGACCTGTGCGCAGGCTCGGGGGCACTGGGGCTGGAGGCAGCCAGCCGGGGGGCCACGGACGTGACCCTGGTGGACTCGGCGCGGGCCGCCACGCAGGTGTGCGCGGCCAACGTGAAGGCCTTGGGCCTGCGGGGGGTGCGGGTGGTGACTGCTAAGGTCACGTCCTTCCTGGCGGGGGTGGCGGGGGCCGGGGTGGACCTGGTGCTGCTGGACCCGCCCTATGACCTGCCGGAGGCGGAGCTGTCCCTGATGCTGGAGCCGCTGGCGCGCACGGAGGACCCGTGGCTGGCCGAGGGGGCCGTGGTGGTGGTGGAGCGCTCCTCCCGCTCCCCCGAGCCCACCTGGCCTGCGGGCCTGCGGCGTTTCAGCGAGAAACGCTACGGGGAGACGCGCGTCTGGTTCGCCGAGCTGGAGACAGCCGACGACGCCGCCTGAGTGCCCTGGGTGGAGGCAGGGCGCGGGGGTCCTGGTTCTGCTCGACGGCGGGCGGCAGGCTCCGCTGGGGCTCCGCTGTAGTGAAGTCGGGAGGCCCAAGCCCAGCCGCCAGGTGATGGGCCCAGTCCTGACTGAGGGCAATGCACCCCCGGCCAGCCCACACCGGGTCTTCCACCTGCGGCCCCGACTCCGCTGTAGTGAAGTCGGGAGGCCCAAGCCCAGCCGCCAGGTGATGGGCCCAGTCCTGACTGAGGGCAATGCGCCCCCGGCCAGCCCAGACCGGGTCTTCCACCTGCGGCCCCCAGACGGCCTCCTACGCCAGGCCCGCACCCCTAGCCCGCAGGCCCGACCCCTCACCCGCATGTCCGGCCCCTCAATCCGCGGCGAGCACACCTCCCTCGCCTCCACTTGTGCATTTCGGCGCGAGTGGTGCGGTTTTCCGGCACCACTCGCGCCGAAATGCACCAGTCGGGGGGTGGGGCGGGCACGCCCCACCACACCCAGATCACCCCGCACCACAGCCACACACCATGACCACAGACGACACCCTCCACACCCCTTAACCAGCACCCGAACTAACTGCCGCAGCTTGACGCACCACGTAGAGGCACCCCCAGCCGCCCAGCGGCACACTCTCGCGTTCACGAACAAGGACACCCATAAACGTCCATCAAGCGAAAACCAAGGCCCCGAGCGCCGCAATCACCTCACCAAGACGAATTACAACTGGCCCGTAGTGGCACACCGTGCCAACTTTTCTGCCAGTGGCTTCATGCGCCTACAGGTGCGTGGTGCTTCCTGACAGACTGGGAGATGGATACCCCCGTCTCGGCGTGGGGTCTTAATGCACCTACAGGTGCGTGGTGCTTCCTGACCGGAAAGAGCCGCCTGAGGAGGGGCGAACACCTTTGTCTTAATGCACCTACAGGTGCGTGGTGCTTCCTGACCCTATTCGAGACCATCCGGGAAGGAAAGTAGGAATGGTCTTAATGCACCTACAGGCGCGTGGTGCTTCCTGACGAATGGGCCAGCGAGCTTGAGAAGGCGGGGTTTAGCGGTCTTAATGCACCTACAGGTGCGTGGTGCTTCCTGACCTTGTCAAATCGCGCTTCGCTCGTGGCGTCAGATGCGTCTTAATGCACCTACAGGTGCGTGGTGCTTCCTGACCTCGCTCCCGGTGTCCTCATCCGGGATCAGGACGGAAAGTCTTAATGCACCTACAGGTGCGTGGTGCTTCCTGACTACAGAGAGGAACAAAAAGTGGAGATCACATTCGTGCCTTAATGCACCTACAGGTGCGTGGTGCTTCCTGACTATAGCGCCGGTACAGTAACACTAGGTCTTATCGCGTCTTAATGCACCTACAGGTGCGTGGTGCTTCCTGACTCCTCAACGACGTTCTGGACGCTCTGGGCTACCCGTCTTAATGCACCTACAGGTGCGTGGTGCTTCCTGACGCTGAGGAAGTCGCCAGGTCCGGTTTCGCTGATCCTGTCTTAATGCACCTACAGGTGCGTGGTGCTTCCTGACAAGAACTCGATAAAGCATTGGAGGAGATAATGAAGTCTTAATGCACCTACAGGTGCGTGGTGCTTCCTGACAATGCTGACGGACCACCTCACCTTAACGATCCTCTCGTCTTAATGCACCTACAGGTGCGTGGTGCTTCCTGACGGCTCTTCATGGCGATTCCCCATTGCCCGGACCCGAGTCTTAATGCACCTACAGGTGCGTGGTGCTTCCTGACGCGGTCAAGGACGGTGATTTCACCCCTAAGAAAAGGTCTTAATGCACCTACAGGTGCGTGGTGCTTCCTGACGTATCGATTCTCGCTGTGGCGGCTGCTATTTACGGGTCTTAATGCACCTACAGGTGCGTGGTGCTTCCTGACCCTGGCCCCCAGAATCCTTGCAATCACGCCACTTCCAGGACCCAGAGCGCCACAGGCCCCGCAAGCACCCCACAGGACCGGCCAGCACACCCCCACTATACCCACTTTTCGGCCCAATCAAGCCAAGCGCCACCGACACCCCAAAACCACCCCCAGCCACCGACTTCCAACGAGACCAAGCCAAAAAGTCCCCCTCCAAGCACCCCAACCAGCAAACACACAGCAAACTCCCAGCAACCGGCCCTGTCACCGCCCGCACCGTGGGCGCCCCCGGCCGCCACACACCCCCGCCTCAAACCCGCTCCAGGAAGGCCTGGGACTCCTCGTCGAGCCGGTAGGCAATGGCCGCCGCGAGCGCCCGGTGCCCCTGCAGCAGCGGATCAGCGGACACCACCTCGGTGGCCTCCTGCCGGGCGCGGGCGATCAGCGCCGCGTCACGCCGCACCCGCAGCAGGTCCAGCCCGCTGGTCCGCCCCGACTGGGCCGCCCCCAGCACGTCCCCCTCACTGCGCAGCTCCAGGTCCGCCTCCGCCAGGGCAAAGCCGTCCGTCGTCGCCGCGAAGGCCCGCAGCCGGTGGTAGGCCGGGGAACCCACCTGCGCCCCCGTGACCGCCATGCAGATCCCCGGCCTGCTGCCGCGCCCCACCCGGCCCCGCAGCTGGTGCAGCTGGGAGAGCCCAAAACGCTCCGCGTCCAGCACCACCATCATGGTGGCCTCCGGCACGTCCACCCCCACCTCAACCACCGTGGTGGCCAGCAGCAGGGGCAGCTGCCCGGAGGCGAAGGCCGCCATCGCCGTCGCCTTCTCCGGCGCCCCCATGCGGCCGGTGAGCACCCCCACCCCCACACCGGCCAGGGCAGGCTCGGCGGCCAGGAGCTCCTGCCACTGGGTCACGGAGGCCAGCGGCCGGGCCCCCTCCCCCGGACCGCCCGCAGCCGCCTCCGCCGGAGACACACCCGGCAGCAGCCCCGCCCCGGCGTCCCGTTCACCCCCGCCGTCCAGCAGCCCCGCCCCGGCGTCCCGTTCACCCCCGCCGTCCAGCAGCCCCGCCCCGACGTCCCGTTCACCCCCGCCGTCCAGCCCAGCCCCGCCGTCCAGCGGCTCGTCCCCGCCGTCCTCCGGCTCATCACCGGCGTCAATGCGCGGGCAGACCACGTACACGCGCCCGCCCTCCGCGATCTCCTGGGCGGCCCGCTGCCACACCCGCGCCACCCAGGACTGCCGCTCCCAGGGCACCAGGTGGGTAGACACCGGGGCGCGCCCCGCAGGCAGCCCCTCCAGCACACTGGCCTCCAGGTCCCCGAACACCGTCATGGCGATCGTGCGCGGGATCGGGGTGGCGGTCATCACCAGCAGGTGCGGCACCGCCCTCTCCCCCGTGGCCGGGTCCAGCACCCCGCCCCGCTCCCGCAGGACGTCACGCTGCGCCACCCCGAAACGGTGCTGCTCGTCAACCACCACCAGGCCCAGGCGCGGCATCTGCACGGTCTGTGACAGCAGGGCGTGGGTGCCCACCACCAGTACCGGCTCCCCCGAGGCCAGGTCAGCCAGCACCTGACGGCGCTGGGGGGCGGTGGCGGAGCCGGTCAGCAGCAGTACGCGCGTGGCCCGCTCCGCGCCCCCCAGCATCCCGCTGCCCGCCAGGGGCCCCAGCAGGCTGGTCAGGGAGGCGGCGTGCTGGGCGGCCAGCACCTCCGTGGGGGCCAGCAGGGCGGCCTGGCCCCCCGCCCCCACCACCTGCAGCATGGCGCGCAGGGCCACCACCGTCTTGCCCGAGCCGACGTCGCCCTGCAGCAGGCGCAGCATGGGGGTGGTGGAGTCCAGCGCCTCCGCCAGCTCCTGACCCACCCGCTGCTGGGAGTCCGTGAGCTCGTAGGGCAGGGCAGCGTCCAGGTCCGCCCGCAAGGAGCCGCTGGCGGCGGGCACCGGCCAGGCCACGGCGGCCCGGCTGTGCTGGTGCTGCAGGCGCCGCTGGGCCAGGGCGGCCTGCAGCACGAAGGCCTCCTCGTGGCGCAGGCGACGGCGGGCCGCCCGCCACTGCTGCTCATCGACCGGCGTGTGCGCCCACCGGTAGGCGGTCAGGGCGTCCACCAGGCCAGCGTCCTGCCGCACCTGCTCGGGCAGGGGCTCGGGCACGTCCCCGGGCAGCAGCTGGTCCAGCACGGTGCGCACGGCCTTGCCTACGCGCCAGGAGGGCAGGGACTCAGTGGCCCGGTACACGGGGATGGGGCGGGCCAGCAGGGCCTGGCGCTCGGCCTCGTCCAGGTCGTCCAGCACCTGGAAGCGGGCGCCGGTCAGCTGGCGGCGGCCCAGGCGCAGCCCCACCTTGCCGCTGACGAGCACGGTGGCTCCGGGGGGCAGGCGGTCAGCGTAGGAGCGCATCATGCCCGCGGCCCCAAAGAGCACCACGTCCATCTGGGTGGTGCCGTCCGTGATGACGGCCTCCAGCAGGGCGGGGGGACGCCCGGAGCGGGTGCGGCGGGAGGATGCCTGCAGCACCTGGGCCTGGACCGTAGCCGCCTCCCCCTCCACCAGGGTCCGCAGGTCCGTGAGCTCCCCCCAGGACTCGTAGCGCCTGGGCAGGTGGCGCAGCAGGTCCGCACCGGTTTCCAGCCCCAGGGCCGCGAGCTGCTTGGCGGTGCCCGGCCCCACCAGCTTGTCCAGCGGCCGCTCCAGCAGGGGCACGGAGCCGCGCGCCCGGGGAGGCTGGGCCCTACTCAAGGGCCACCAGCACGTCGGGGGTGGGCTGGCCGCCCGCGTGGATGACCACCTCCACGCCGTGGTAGCAGAACCACCTGTTCGAGGAGTAGACGGCGCTGCGCACGGTGGCGCCGACGTCGGGGGCGGCGTCCCGTCCCAGGATCACGGTGACCAGCTCGACCTCGTGCCGAACCGCCCGGTCCAAGGTGGCGACCAAGGCGTCAGGCTCGGCCTGCTCCCCGCTGCAGGCGATGGTGCGCAGCCGGGCGGCCGCACGGGCGGCCCGGGCAGCCAGGTCCCCCAGGGAGAAGGTCCGCACGTACCCGGCCACCTCCACGGCGGCGGCCAGCACGCGGGCCTCGTCATCCGTGTCAGCCACCAGCAGCTGGGTGGCCTCGGCGACGGCGTCGGCGACGGCGGCAGGCCGGGTCCGGGCTCCTTCCGGCCCGGTCACGCTCGAGACGGCGGAGCGGGCCTGCAGGTGGCGGGCGGCCTCATGGGCCTGGAAGGCGCTGGCGGCGTCGCAAGGCAGCACCAGCACCTGGGCGGCCCCCAGGTCACCGACCGCCCGCACGATCCCCTCCCGCTCCGGGTCCAGGACCACCACGGCCCCGGTGCGGGCCAGCTGCTCGATCAGCCCCGGAGCCCGGGTGCAGGCGATCACCCCGACGCCCTCGTGGTCACGGCGCCGGGGCGCGACGCCTGCCGGGTCCGCCCGCCTGGAGGCCAGCCGCTCAAAGGAGACGACAGCAGCCCCGGGGCGCGGCCTGCCGCCCGGCAGGGGCGGCTCGTCGGTGCGAACGTCCTGCGCCAGGGAGGAGCGGTGCAGGTGGCGGACGCAAACCTGCCGCCGGGAGCCCGCACGGGGCAGGGCCGCCCGGGGGGTGTCTGTGTGCACGTGCACCTGGTAGAGGCCCACCCCCAGGGCGTCGGGGGTGCCTACCACGCCCACGCTGTCACCTATCTGCTCCAGGGAGCGCCGCAGCTCGGCCGCCTGGGCGCTGGTGGCCTCCAGCAGGTACATGACCTCGAACTCGCCGGTGGACACTCCCTCCACCTCCCCGGCGGAGTGGGCGGCGCCCCCGGCGGCCAGGTCAAGGAGCATCTGGTGGGCCACGTCCGTCAGCGGCGAGCTGGTGGTGGGCGCGGCAGGTGCGGGGGCGACGGAGGCGTTCGCCGGGTCCTGCCCAACCAGTTCCTGCCCGACCGAGGCCTGCCCGGCGGGATCCTGAGCACCGGCGGCAGGCTCCTGGCTGACGACGTCGCTCAAGGC
It encodes:
- the trpB gene encoding tryptophan synthase subunit beta, encoding MNMNSPSTPAPEIRLRDTLLNAYFGEYGGQYVPDQLLPVLDELERAYVEALADPGFLAELDRLQREYLGRPTAVTECANLPLPGHGRGKARIFLKREDLVHGGAHKGNQVLAQALIARRMGKTRLVAETGAGQHGTATAMVAALMGMDCTIYMGATDVARQQPNVRRMRLMGATVVPVTNEDGGSMSNAIDVALGDWVENLATTHYLLGSACGPHPFPTLVREFQSVISRESRAQMLERTGRLPDYVVAAVGGGSNAIGAFAEYLKDEPGNEQVRLVGVEPAGEGLETSRHGAPLNRGVVGVLHGSRSYVLRSSDGDLGESFSVSAGLDYPGVGPEHAHLMDTGRATYVGADDNEALQAFRLLSRYEGIIPALESSHALAHALRIAQELEGQEVAEPVSILVNLSGRGDKDMEYVQNVLGELMFADPAQVPTKGLRISEILRMMTAESNAREAGRSVAHQG
- the rsmD gene encoding 16S rRNA (guanine(966)-N(2))-methyltransferase RsmD, translated to MTRIVAGSAGGRRIEVPRSGTRPTSDRVREALFGRLEHYGVVAGARVLDLCAGSGALGLEAASRGATDVTLVDSARAATQVCAANVKALGLRGVRVVTAKVTSFLAGVAGAGVDLVLLDPPYDLPEAELSLMLEPLARTEDPWLAEGAVVVVERSSRSPEPTWPAGLRRFSEKRYGETRVWFAELETADDAA
- a CDS encoding ATP-dependent DNA helicase RecG; amino-acid sequence: MDKLVGPGTAKQLAALGLETGADLLRHLPRRYESWGELTDLRTLVEGEAATVQAQVLQASSRRTRSGRPPALLEAVITDGTTQMDVVLFGAAGMMRSYADRLPPGATVLVSGKVGLRLGRRQLTGARFQVLDDLDEAERQALLARPIPVYRATESLPSWRVGKAVRTVLDQLLPGDVPEPLPEQVRQDAGLVDALTAYRWAHTPVDEQQWRAARRRLRHEEAFVLQAALAQRRLQHQHSRAAVAWPVPAASGSLRADLDAALPYELTDSQQRVGQELAEALDSTTPMLRLLQGDVGSGKTVVALRAMLQVVGAGGQAALLAPTEVLAAQHAASLTSLLGPLAGSGMLGGAERATRVLLLTGSATAPQRRQVLADLASGEPVLVVGTHALLSQTVQMPRLGLVVVDEQHRFGVAQRDVLRERGGVLDPATGERAVPHLLVMTATPIPRTIAMTVFGDLEASVLEGLPAGRAPVSTHLVPWERQSWVARVWQRAAQEIAEGGRVYVVCPRIDAGDEPEDGGDEPLDGGAGLDGGGERDVGAGLLDGGGERDAGAGLLDGGGERDAGAGLLPGVSPAEAAAGGPGEGARPLASVTQWQELLAAEPALAGVGVGVLTGRMGAPEKATAMAAFASGQLPLLLATTVVEVGVDVPEATMMVVLDAERFGLSQLHQLRGRVGRGSRPGICMAVTGAQVGSPAYHRLRAFAATTDGFALAEADLELRSEGDVLGAAQSGRTSGLDLLRVRRDAALIARARQEATEVVSADPLLQGHRALAAAIAYRLDEESQAFLERV
- a CDS encoding DAK2 domain-containing protein, whose protein sequence is MTAPSGRNPAAPQAAQVLSAPVMVRWLHLAQAVAAASRDLVDCLNVFPVPDADTGTNVLLTIRAAADALSLLPRSADAAQAARAAADGAVRGARGNSGLLLSQALAALAEVAATAPDPAGLRPVEMVHAYERMASEARAAVSRPVEGTLLTVAADAAQAARNALRHPESGPTRTPTLASVVAAAALGAQESVVETAGLGHGPVDAGGAALMLLLTALSDVVSQEPAAGAQDPAGQASVGQELVGQDPANASVAPAPAAPTTSSPLTDVAHQMLLDLAAGGAAHSAGEVEGVSTGEFEVMYLLEATSAQAAELRRSLEQIGDSVGVVGTPDALGVGLYQVHVHTDTPRAALPRAGSRRQVCVRHLHRSSLAQDVRTDEPPLPGGRPRPGAAVVSFERLASRRADPAGVAPRRRDHEGVGVIACTRAPGLIEQLARTGAVVVLDPEREGIVRAVGDLGAAQVLVLPCDAASAFQAHEAARHLQARSAVSSVTGPEGARTRPAAVADAVAEATQLLVADTDDEARVLAAAVEVAGYVRTFSLGDLAARAARAAARLRTIACSGEQAEPDALVATLDRAVRHEVELVTVILGRDAAPDVGATVRSAVYSSNRWFCYHGVEVVIHAGGQPTPDVLVALE